Proteins found in one Pseudodesulfovibrio sp. JC047 genomic segment:
- the fliE gene encoding flagellar hook-basal body complex protein FliE: MVVKSVAINAYQNAMGSRLKTVNNTVTNSLKKPQEPAKAFNDTLKESLNTVNDLQTDKKVMIEEFATGKSQNVHELMISMQKASMAMQMTGAVRNKIMQSYKEIMQMPF, translated from the coding sequence ATGGTTGTCAAAAGTGTCGCGATCAACGCCTATCAAAATGCCATGGGTTCCCGTCTCAAGACGGTCAACAACACTGTCACCAACAGTCTGAAAAAACCACAGGAACCAGCCAAGGCATTCAATGACACACTCAAGGAATCTCTGAATACGGTCAATGACCTCCAGACAGATAAAAAAGTGATGATCGAAGAATTCGCAACCGGCAAAAGCCAGAATGTTCATGAGCTGATGATCTCCATGCAAAAAGCCAGCATGGCCATGCAGATGACCGGCGCGGTGCGAAACAAGATCATGCAGTCCTATAAAGAAATCATGCAGATGCCCTTCTAA